Below is a genomic region from Azoarcus sp. KH32C.
CCTGCCGTTCCTCCCCGCGTCCCGGCACGGAAAGCAGGCCGGCAGGTTTTTCGGCGACGATCAGCGCGTCGTCGGCGTAGAGAATGGTCGGAGCAAGATGCGGCACGGCGGGCAGGCGGATCAGCAAAATCCGCGTTTTACCAAGAATCGCGCGCGAGGACAATGGAAGTCCGCAACAGCCCGCCGGCGCCGTCGATCATTCCTCGATGCGGAACTTGTCGTGGCAGGCCTTGCACGCCTTGCCGGTCTCGCCGAACTGTGCCTTGATCGCGGCCGGATCGCCTGCCAGTGCGACCTGTTGCAGCTTGTTCGCCTGCTCGACGAGGTTCCGCGCCAGCTTGCCGACCTCATCCTGCTCCTTGAACAGATCCGGCTTCACGCGCGTCTCCTTCCAGCCCTTGCCCTTGTCGGTGCCCGGCGCGAACAGCGCCCCCATGCCCGAGTTCGCGACCGCGGCAACGGCGTTGGCCGCCGCGGCGACCTGATCCTTGTTGTACGGCGTCGCGCCATCGACGACCTGAGCCTTGATCTTGCCCATGTTCCACGCCATGAAGGTGTAGCCGGACTGGCGGAAGCGGATCGCATCCTCGGTCTTCATTTCGGCGGCTGCGGTGGCGGCTGCGACGCCTGCGAGCGACAGGGCGGCCAGGGCAAGGGTCGTGGAGCGGAAGGTCTTGTTCATCGTTCGATCTCTCTTCATGTCTGATGGATAGCGGCCGGACGCCGCCGCTGCGGGCCGGCGTCCGATGCATGAACAGCAGTGTAGGGAGATCTATTCCATCGCCAAGCGCACGGTGACCTGGGTCACACAGGCGATGACGGAAATCCGGCGGGACGGGACCGCATGCAGCCCCGTCGCGTCGCCTCGGTTGAGCCGCTCACTTGATCCGAATCGGCACGAAGATGCGCGCGTTGCCGCGTTGCGCGAGGAGCGCGAAGCGGTTGCCGGCCTTTTCGACCAGTTGGCGCAGAGCCTGGAGGCTTGTCACCGGCTGGTTGTTCAGCGCCAGGATCACGTCCCCGGCCTGCAGTCCGGCCTGTGCCGCCGGCCCGCTCGCGCGCTCGACGACCACGCCGCCGCGCACGCCCAGCTGCGAAGCCTCTTCCGCGGTCAGCGCCCGCCCGGTCAGCCCGAGCTTGCCGCCGGCATCCTCGCCGCGCGGCGCGCCGCCGGAAGGCTCGGCCACCGTCTCGCTGCGCATCTCCCCGAGCGTCGTCGTCACCGTGCGGCTCTTTCCGTCGCGCCAGATTTCGAGCTTCACGCTCGTGCCCGGACGCTTGTCGCCGATGATCCGCGGCAGGTCGCCCGAATCCTCGACCCGCACGCCATCCACGGCGAGCACCACGTCGCCCGCCTTCACGCCGGCCTTGTCGGCCGGCGAATCCGCCTC
It encodes:
- a CDS encoding cytochrome c, translating into MNKTFRSTTLALAALSLAGVAAATAAAEMKTEDAIRFRQSGYTFMAWNMGKIKAQVVDGATPYNKDQVAAAANAVAAVANSGMGALFAPGTDKGKGWKETRVKPDLFKEQDEVGKLARNLVEQANKLQQVALAGDPAAIKAQFGETGKACKACHDKFRIEE